In Catenulispora sp. EB89, one genomic interval encodes:
- a CDS encoding peroxiredoxin translates to MAVLTIGDQFPSYDLTSVVDIDQANPEDAFVQITDKSYEGKWRVVFFWPKDFTFVCPTEIAAFGKLNGEFQDRDTQVLGVSVDNEFVHRAWRLDHKDLRELPFPMMADVKRELSAACGVLNADGVADRATFIVDPNNEVQFVMVTAGSVGRNVDEVLRVLDALQTDELCPCNWKAGDETLVVRELLNA, encoded by the coding sequence GTGGCCGTGCTGACCATCGGTGACCAGTTCCCGTCCTACGACCTGACGTCGGTCGTGGACATCGACCAGGCCAATCCCGAGGACGCGTTCGTTCAGATCACGGACAAGTCCTACGAGGGGAAGTGGCGGGTCGTCTTCTTCTGGCCCAAGGACTTCACCTTCGTCTGTCCGACCGAGATCGCCGCCTTCGGCAAGCTCAACGGCGAGTTCCAGGACCGGGACACGCAGGTGTTGGGGGTTTCGGTGGACAACGAGTTCGTGCATCGGGCTTGGCGGCTGGACCACAAGGATCTGCGGGAGCTGCCCTTTCCGATGATGGCCGACGTGAAGCGGGAACTGTCCGCTGCGTGTGGTGTGCTGAACGCCGATGGCGTCGCGGACCGGGCCACGTTCATCGTTGACCCGAACAATGAGGTTCAGTTCGTCATGGTGACCGCAGGCTCGGTCGGTCGGAACGTGGACGAGGTGCTGCGGGTGCTTGATGCGCTGCAGACTGATGAGCTGTGCCCGTGCAACTGGAAGGCCGGCGATGAGACGCTGGTTGTTCGTGAGCTGTTGAACGCCTGA
- a CDS encoding carboxymuconolactone decarboxylase family protein — MGYEVLKEQLPEYAKDIKLNLSSMVNTSKLTEQQLWGAILGTAIASRNAKVIAELSAEAKGHLSDVAYVAAKGAAAIMAMNNVYYRGMHLLGDPEYQNLRAGLRMNFMANHGVDKLDFELWSLAVSAINGCQRCLESHEQVLVKAGASRETVQEAVKIAAIVNSVSVTLEAEDSLA, encoded by the coding sequence ATGGGGTACGAGGTTCTGAAGGAGCAGCTGCCCGAGTATGCGAAGGACATCAAGCTGAACCTCAGCTCGATGGTCAATACCTCAAAACTGACTGAGCAGCAGTTGTGGGGTGCGATTCTCGGGACGGCTATCGCCTCGCGGAACGCCAAGGTCATCGCTGAGCTGTCGGCGGAGGCCAAGGGGCACCTGTCGGACGTCGCTTATGTCGCGGCTAAGGGTGCTGCGGCGATCATGGCCATGAACAACGTCTACTACCGGGGTATGCACCTGTTGGGCGATCCGGAGTACCAGAATCTGCGTGCTGGTTTGCGGATGAACTTCATGGCGAACCATGGGGTCGACAAGCTCGACTTCGAGCTGTGGTCGCTCGCCGTCTCCGCCATCAACGGGTGCCAGCGGTGTCTGGAGTCGCATGAGCAAGTTCTTGTGAAGGCCGGTGCCTCCCGCGAGACGGTCCAGGAAGCCGTTAAGATTGCTGCCATCGTCAACAGTGTCTCCGTGACGCTGGAGGCGGAAGACTCGCTGGCTTAA